The DNA window ATGAAGTGGCTTCCGTTTCTGTTCACATTTCCTTCaaaagtttccttttcttcaccTCACTTCTCTTctattctttcatttattatataaACCATTCATAAATTATCGATTTGCATCTTCAgtatttctgtgatttttttgattgagGAATACAAGGAAAGATAAGAAGCATTTCAAATGTTACATTTCTTGTAACAGAACTCCTCACTCCACAAGATAGCCTACTTCTGACTCCTTAATTTTGTtaactcttattttttaaGGATTAATAAAGCAGAATGTCAATTAGACGAATGTCAATGTCAATTTGATCGTGCATTTTCTAcaccacttgtttttttttcatttgattgaGACGATAGGGTCGCTGAAGCACAGAGTCGTGCACTATATAGAGAAACAGCAAACTCAAAAGGAGCcctctttttgttatttgacATTCTGTTGTGACCCCTGTCGACTCAGTTTTTGCGGGGTGAGTGAAACccatttcctcttttctggaaagatAGAACTACATCGAATTAATCAACAGCACGCGGCATTGTTGTTCTTCCCATCGTTTACAGCAACTTCCACCATCGACCAACTGCATTTCGATGCTTCTTATTGATTTCtatgttttggttttttgaatccttctttcctcttttaaaTTCTTCGTGGCTCATTCGATGTTCTTCTTGCACAACACAAGTCTTACAAAGAGCCTCAATACCCTTACGACCTTGAAATAATTGCAAATAattgaacttttcaaaaatgtttcgtTTTGCCGACCTGACTCGCTCAACTTCAATGatctgtagaaaaaagaatgaggagaattttaaaaaaaagcctctTGTAAggtgagaaattctctattGAGTAGTgtaaaaaatctcagaaatagtttttgtttctatgcATAGTCTTCACTAATAGAAAACGCTCACACTTGAACACAATGCGATACGCTATGTATAATAGATGTGCAGTTGTTTCCGTGTGGCAGCAAACCACCTTTACTTTCAGTTTCACTTTACTTGAGCAGCTCTTGCTTTTGAGTCCATTTAATCTGTTCAAATTTAAATCCAGATTTTGCTTGGTTTAGCGATTTTCTTCCAAGACAAACGAAGCAAACTTGGATTTACAAGCTGTAACTGTAAGTGCATAGCAAAAATAAGTGAGAACGGAGGAACACTAACATCATGGCCGAAACATCGATCTCCATTGATCCCGTAGATGTTAATATCCATCATATCAAGAAATATGGCTAATCTCCCCAAATTCACGCAATCCTGGCTTTAGGCAGTCGTTTTTTTGGTTTGGCGTCTGACAGTAGACTAATcacttttcatatttattcatttattaattaatttatttacttatttataacGCTCATATCGCGAATTAAATAAGATTTTGTACTCTGTTAGCGTCAGTACTGTCATTAATCTTCTGTCTCTGGATATTTCTGTTGCACCCTCTGTCAGAATCGATTACAGCACATATCAGCAATTACAGTAATTCTAGCACCTAATGTAATTAACggaatttttacttattttacatGTTTCTTCGGAAGACAAAAGAAGCTGATCTTACCTTTCAtatcacttttatttctttttattcttctccaTGATTTAAAggatcactccacgaattagGTAGTacggtttcaggtggagtattcgtatacataTGGGAGAATTTGGGGGGGTTCGTCATttcttctaattgccgtaaaaaacgggccggaagaggcttcaggcgttttggcgcattttctacagggagttgtctggagcgcaccagccttgtgcggcgccgcacttccgggccgttttacggcaattaggaagaaatcgcggaatcacccctctccatagtcccCCTCTCCCCTATCTGattgtggtgatgcctttaagggaatttaggaaaaaagtgatagcGCTAAATTAATTGAACATTTCGTCGAAAGATTACAAAGAAAATCTGTTTATTTTGGaagtctttttctttgaaaagtatGTCGTCACTTCGTGAAGCGTTTCATCTACTTGCTGcagcttttttcctttttttcctcgcgTCAACAGGACCTTTAGAGTAGTGTGCCAACCGCAAAGCATTGCAAAAGTAATCTGTTGCGCTGTTTGGTTTCGCACGTGTGAAGGGGAGGTAGGGACCTTCGAAGATAGTTTGTGCGTTTTATTTGATAAAActcatcaattttttcaatttggatATCACGCCATCCCTTTCCAGCCATTTATTAGCCCCATAACCTTATCAGATATTGAATAACTTCAATATGAAATGGTGAAATATGGGACACTCGGTGATATGTTTGTGACGTAAGCGAGTTGATGTAGCATTCCCCAttactttcattcttttactCCTATACATCGTAAAGACCAAGATATTGAGTCTGCGTGGATGCGGTCGTAAAAAGTCGCCGTCACCCTCGTGATATAACTTCACTGCACAAATCGCCACGATTTCACTACTTTTCCAGACTTCGAACAGCTATGATCCGTTGATGGATAGTGCTATGTTGGCTGGTATTCTACTTGCTCTGATTCCTGTTTACACGGTCGTTGCTAATTCTGAGGATGTAAGTCGTATCGAGAAAAAACTCACAACCGATCGAGAATTTTATGATCTGTGGATGGATCTGATATCATTACAGGTAAAGCGTTCTCAACTCGACTCTTTTGCAGAGGTGAAAACCGTCCTACGTATTTGGGAATATACCTTATAATGTTTAGATCTAAACAATTGGTGAGACTACACAtttgaagtgaaataaaataacgtAGCGTTGACTTTCTAATTGATAGTGGGATGGTGATTTGATAGCAGCTAATTATTGTAACTTGATCATTTTCAAATAGTCTTCGAAGGGGTTTACATTCCGGAAAAGGTGTGTTGCAGCTAGAAAACAAGAAGCGCAAAAGAGATCTTTATTCGAATCCGTAAATCATCGCctttcaattttaatgttcTGGTCATATTTTTTGCTAGAAAATCCTTTATTCTACATTACCgttcttctctatttttctctattttcttctctgcatTTCCGAACAAAAGTCACAACGAAGACTTTGTTCAATCGTGTCTTCGTGATGAAAAAATGGCTTTAGAGCGAATCGGCGAGAACCAACGTTGATTGAAGCAAGATAGACAccaatattaatatatatatacattaaaattaaatcaataagAATCAAAAGCGATAGCATTTTCTTGAGCATCCACGAAATGATGGGGAATTTTGACGCTCTTTCTAAAGGAGTCggtactacatttggagagttGTCAAACTTCTTTTCGTACCTCCGTACATTCATTCGATACCGCAACAATTTGGAAACTCAATCCAaacatgaatttttcttctttttctcctcaacaATTAGCGCAGAATAATGTGCTGACTTGAAATCATCAAGCAAACTGTTATCTACTATTTGAACATTATTTAAGTTTGAATTCGTGTTCCTATTTCTTAAGAAAGGATGTTATTAATGTGATGAGGCAATCGTACGGTGGAGCCACATAGGGCAACACAGCAGCTTTCACGGACTTAAGATGTTTCAAAACGTTTCCTTTACTTCTTGACAAATCCATTTCGAGTTATTACGATTGCATCGCGGCGTATCAACAATTCGACGCAGTGAGACTCGTCTCCCCgcatacaacaccgctactaacttgtgtcccaaattCCGTcaccgacggattaatccgtcggaaaccgtcggaattcctGGAAttgggcaaaattaaattttgaaaataccattcgaaactaaatgagctgctgactTCAAATATACTTATATTACTTTAAATATACTTACTTTACTAATTTAGTTTTGACAAGTATGTGgtctgaaaacgggcaaagtttctgTTTGTGTTTTCCGGCAAACCGTCACCACCTTCTTCCAGGCAGATCAACTTGAGGAGCAATCAACCGACTTTCCGCTTTCCTACGTATCTCTAAACTCCTGCACTCATGTACCTCCATCAGAAGCAGAGGACTTCTCTGACACACTAAGACCATCTTCCATATCTATCTATTCAGACATTGGACACCTTACAACTTATTGCAAATCCAATAACTCGATACTACAAGCGGGTACTATCTTCTTACATGTTAATATTTAGTTGCCATAGCTGAACTAATTTCATTTAGGTATTCTGGATTCTTGCGCTCACCGATCGTCGTCGATGGTGTTACCATCGTTGGACAAAATGCTACGTGTATTCAATCCTGGTCTTGCGGTGGTGCAAAACAACGATCGAGACGACAACCTTGTGGATCAGGCAAAGTGAATCTGCCCTTGTTCCAGATATCGATTATTTGCAGCGAAACTATGCCCAGATTGTAAACTTCGTCATTACTATTGAATTCCGCGACCTCCTGTAATACGTAAAATGATGTCATGTGAGGGCTGCGTATACAATTCTGATTGTTACCTGCAAGTGACGGCCCTGTTCCTAATAACTCAATCAGGCACCTGAGTATACGCATTGGTAACGTaagagctatataacctgcactctTATATGACAAAAACTTCCCATACTTTGCAGAAAAGTTCTGTCGTCTAAGACTGTCTCAGAGCCCATGCCCTGGTGGAAAAATGCATGCAATGGTCTAATGCCCTGGGGGAAACACGGAATTTTTGGCAGCAAACATCCGTCTCGAAAAACTGAACTGCGGGTCGCTGTCAAGTGAGCTCTagcaagccgctctatccagacttctgcgatgtCTGCATGCGCCGTTTGTTGCATAGCAGGAAACATCAGAGATCCTCAGTATCGACAATTACACCATCCATTGAAGCGATCCTGACAaaaggaaagtaggaggctGAGCAATAGCTGTTaggaacgactacaacaaGCTGGCAGAGGAATTTGGCCTTTGTACGAACCGCAGGAACCTAAAtcctggatcgtaagtgctcacgccacggatctccctcactagggGGATCACACACGGTTTGTCGCGAGGCTTCGTGGCGCATCCTCAGGTGGCGGATAAAGGGCTAACCACGAACCAAAAGCGGCCTTGTACCCGCCCAGAGACGCGAGTGGATTCAAGGGATGGACTGCTTGTTTCTGCCGAACCAGGAcagactcatgacatccttgtatcccacATGTCGGTCCGACCAAAAGACTGCAAATTCATATTTCGTTTGTTTGCCATCTTTTTAAACTTCTTTATAGTGGATAGGTAATTGGAAAGATCACTTTTTCACGAACTTGATGCCACCATTTTTCGGACCAACCTAGTTTTGCATTACTCTCAGACatctaaaatagaaattccATTTGACGAGGAAATTCTTTTGggatttcctttatttcaacTTCTGTCGCAGCCAAGAAGCAGTCGAAAAGCAGCTTGGATTATTTGTACCGTCTACGGAGAGGGTGTCATAACTACAAGGACTGAGTGGGATTGGTTTGTCAAGTTCATAGATGGGAACTAAAAAGTGATAttgaagtaaaagaaaaatatcaagtTCTGATATATAAATCCATAAATGACCATATTCACCGTGCcagatttcaaaaagatggAACGAGAGCAAGCGGAATATAAAAATGGCAGGAACATGTCGATTTCCGATCAGACCTATTCCAGTCTCCGAAATTTTATGAGGCTGTTAAATTCTTTatattgcttcatttttttttggctccaGTTTTAGCAAACTTGACTTTCAAAACTTATTttactcatttcatttcactgtTACAGGGCCATTGTTCAGTCCATACAACGAATCAAAGGCTACGAGAGTTCTTGGAAGTTGATAGTGATCGCAGCTACTATCCAAGTATGTGTTCAGGATATTTCTAAGCCCCAGTATCgtatttttggaaagatttccTACTTATTTgagttaaaagcagcataaaacgaatctgaggtgaggAGCTCACGGGAAATGCTAGtcatggggttgtagattgcggatccgggatggttccgctcatctctccctaatcgtcgatttcagttgcagcgcgccacctttgtgcaggcgttgcatccaagtgcgagcggtcgaagatcacaGATGTCTTCACGCCGCCtactcaagtgaaaccaatggatATAGCGCTGGGAGGATAAGAGCGTATACATAGTAAGGGATTCTAACGCACCctgtaggaactaaagcgatttCCAAGCCGCGTCTGTTACGACGGGTAGGGAGAGGTGAGGAGAACCGCCccggatcctgcaatctacaactccatctctagctttttccttccttcagCTTTTCCCTTTCCTTCAACGGATTCCTTCaacatgtcagattcgtggaatgcccCGTTTAAGCACCGTTACATTTCCTGACCATAGGACGGTGAGGCCTCGGAAACCCGCCAAACAGCGATCGAAGTGCTTGGAGCCGTCGAAGAGCTGCACAAACTCCTTCCAGTACGGACTTTTCTAGTGATCCTCAGGAGTTCCGGCAGTGGGATTTGGACGGATGCAAGTCACGCCCACAAGGTATGGGTTCACATTATTTCACAGACATTTTGGAAGCACATGGATTCAAGGCTTGTCAAGACATGCTATCGATGTGGAAATCTCACAGCCAGTACAATTCAAATTCTGTGTGGGACCAGGTGAAGAGAACTATAACGTGTTCTACATGACAGTATTAGATCCGATCTTTTCAGGTAGAAATAATTGTCCAGAAGAACTTCAGGAAGCCGAATTTCACTGTAGAAGTACTACCACTGCTCCGCGAGTCGGCTCTCACAAATCTTCCAGAACAGTAAGAAATACAGGAACGTCCTTTCGAATGCTTAGGCAACGCACTTTTCGACCTAGGATGGATCTTAGCGTGCTCGGCTACGACTGCTCGCACTTTTCTGAACGAGGCTTGTCCATTCTCCACATGGCAATCTGGAATTCACTTTTCACAAAGAGCAGTGACAGGTCTGCAGTTCTTAATGTTTCAGCAAAGAAGCAACTCTGAGTACTCCAGGGTGCGACAGTACCGTCCAACACCACCACAGCTTCTTTGCCCAGATTTCCGCTGCCCGTTCTTTCGCACTGTTAGTAACAGTGGTTACTGTATATACAATAGTACTCAGGTTTGTAACTCTGCCAAGTTTGATACATGCCATTCGCTACGGAAACACAACGTGGAGCGTTGTACCGAGAGAGTAAATAGTATGGAAACTGCTGTTGGTTGTTATCTCACTGCGCCACGACTGGCACTCTTCTCCAAGCGTTAAGTCCCAGCATTCGTTGTCCCTTACCTGAGCGGAGAGCGAAGTGGGATGTAAAACGCCAACCTTCCCGGTACAACGTTTCGCATAAACAGATGTGGTGCTTGACGTCCTGAGAACTTCGTACAGAAAAGCGCCTGTGCTTCAGGACATAGAACCGTCGATCTACCCGAAGCTGATCACCGTATGCGTCCTGTTTTTATGTCTGGCTCTTATTGCAATAGTGCTGTTCTTTATGTGCCGTAAACCGCAACGAACAGAAGACATTAAAAAACCGATGAAAGCATTCGGTGCAAGCTTCAGTTCCATCAAATTCATCGACGAAGACGTAGCCTAACTCCAATTTATTTCACAGTAAAGATTTTTTCACTAAACGTTCCCACATCTGAAGTCGTTGAGTATATACAGTCCATGTAAAATATGTGTATTTCGCAGTTTTATTCCCTTGTGTCAAGTACTTCTGTATCTGAGCCGTTATGCTGCATGTTCATAAGTacgggagtttttttttgttcaccgcAAATACATATTCTAGTTCGAAGATGTTTCTTTTGCTGCCGTTATTGACATGGTTTCCTTGTACCtgtgatttttgtttgtctGAAATAAAACTTCTATTTTATACTCTCTAATTTAGTAACAGCCTGAGCGTTCGGCTAACGCCGGACTTCGTATGGGTTCGAGATGGTTGTAGAGATGACAAGAATTTTCGGATTAATTATATTtcacagagaagaaaagagaaaaatagcaattagacaaaatcgaaaattgtccaagagaaatataagaaaaaccCACCCgtcataacaaaaacaaaacagcggAATAACTCAACCAAGGAAATTTTGTTTAGATCAACATGATTgaacaaattccaaaaaaaaaccttcgcaAAAGCCAGCCTTTATTCGAAAATCTCAACTAGTTCGCAAATACGTTTGAAATTTACACATACAAAATGAAACATGCAGGCACTGGTGGGGCAAGAACTttatcaaaaatgaaatggatgaAATCTAACTATGGAGAGATGCTAATCAAGTCAGATTTTTGCAGGTAGAACGGTTAGATGCTCACAAACTCACAGCAATTTCATGGTCCTTCAGATCAATTTTTACACGGATGTTCGTATATTCTTTGCTGAGGAGCCCAGTATCTGCGTTCAACATGAAGTCATTAGTAAAGTGCAATTTATTTAACAGCAAATCGCTAGCAACCTGCTACCTTTCTCAAGACTCGAGCGAACAACTATCAGGTGCTAGAGAGACATGAAACGTCGAAATCGTAACATTGAGGGACTGGAGAAATTCCAGAACAGAAACAGATTCAGAGAATTGTGCATCGCCTTTTCGTCTCGCCGTTGCCTCGCGTAGAACGCAGCGTATCGGTCTTTTTCTGCTCGCGTGAAGATGATGTCTCCTGAAACCGTCTCTATTATAGTGAGATTTGTGATTTGAATTAGGATGAGGCGCACGATCCACCTGTGTAGTGACCTCCTCCGCCGTTTCAGCGGCTTTCGATCGAACATTCGCCTGAAATAGTGgtatttcttttcaactctTAACCAGCCATTTTCTAATCTTAAAGTGTCACGGCAGGCAACCAAGCCACCAGCTATCACGGCGAACTACTGGATATGGTAACATGGTGAGATTAAGAGTTTACTGTAATACATTGGGTTGTGGATTAAAAACAGCTAGTAAAGCACGAAATTTTCGATCTTGGGATCTCCCCACAAACAGCTTTGCCTTCCACATTGCTCCCGTCACAATTCATGGGAACGTGCGAAAAATGCTCTTTTTATAGACATGGACACTTCTATTTTAATCATCTGAAAGAAGAATAATTAGTAAATCAACactaaaatgcaaaaatactaATGGGTAGAGGAAGATTCATTCGCTTTCGGACGAAATAGAATGATTGCCAGAACGTTGTTTTTGGCAGCAATTTtgaaatctaaaataaatGGAGATTTATTCCTCAACCGAATACTAAGACTAATGTCGCCCTTGGCAAACAGGATGCATTTTGCAAGTCACTTTTCATAATTTGCGTTGTTTTTTGAACATAATTACAATAGGCTTGGCGCAAAGAGATGCTAAACCACAACAATTGATAATTATGACAAGGAACACTACTGCTTTCTAATTATAAACCTTTAAATCAATAATGTGATGTAATTATCAAATAataatctatttttcttctacctttcaaagtaaaaaaaagagaaaaatctaaattcaGCCTATGTAGTGGTGCTCTACACCAACAATACCTCACGGATAGCATCATCACAGAGTTGCTGACGGAAGTGCCAGTCCACCTGGCTGCCTGCCCTTAGAAGCCATGCATGCATGTATGCTATATTGGTAAAATTCACAACATATATggatatttatatatataatgcatatattatgcaaaaaatacaaaagtatAGAATATATTCTATACATATTCACCTTTTTTATAGTCTGTTTGTtttcactttatctttttgaattttggcaAAGCTAATATGTCCATTTTTGAATGTGAATAtaacgaaacaaaattttctatttcggCAGCacctttgattttttaaaaatttaaataacacttttctaatttccattttaaaaTTAGCACCTCTCGGTCAGTCTTGGTTACTGTACAAATATCCCGAGCTTTTGACTACGGCAAAACATGAATTAAAGGAAATCTCGAGAATGGTCTTCACGCCCcccgaaatttccatttcagattcgtaaaaaaaaagtgttattaGGTTATTCGGAGAAATGGTAGCAATAAGTAAGTAGAAGAAGGAATGGACTTTTGAATAACCACATGCACTTTGTTGAAGTTCAAACATATAAAGTGGAAACAAGCGAAACATAAAAACGGCAAGAATTTATATTATCACACAATATTGCATATGAGATGCGTAAAAAGTTTGTCCTAAAATCTGTAAAATAACAAGTAATCATTTGAACAAATTAACATTTCAACAAAACCCTCCATATGCTTCAATACATCTGTGATGGTCTTCTAAGGCCGCCCGCTATCGCCATGCACCCACACACCTATCCGCCATTATTTCGTCCTAAATCCGCCTCAACCTCACTTTCAAACTTTCAGCACTCCTGTGGACTGctcttgaggttttttttttcagtttttcactACGGATCACACTGAAAACCTTATTGAATTCATATCGAAGAAGATCAgaggttcttttttaaactttcctCTGCACACTCACATAATCAGCACTACTATACGCAAAATCCAAggatttcgaaaagaaaacacttgtTAAATAAAACTAACTAAGATTTTCCCGTAAGCCATTAACATTTAGGGCAGAACTTTCTACGCATCCTGTATATATgttacatataaataaataaatgtataaataaacaaataaataaatatatatatatatatatataaacgcGGACGAGATAATGTTGGAAGACCTCCTTCGCGGCTTCTGCTACGGCTTCGTCGGTGACTGTCCTGGCGATACCATCGGCGATAGGCTGTGCGTTTCAAACAATTAATGTAAAACGAAGTATtagtagaataaaaacaaatatagaGGAGAAACCAAAGAAGTCAAGTTTGAAGGAGTAACATTTTACAAATTAATACAGGGCACAAGGAAGCTAAAGCAACGACACTGCCCGCTGTGGAACTCTTGCTgaattccttccatttcttcccagatGTCATATATCATGTGCTCTATTTCATATCCACTCAATCCAAGGAAGCACCCTACGTTTGTTACCAGACTACTACGACAGAACCTTCGAGGGTGGCAAAAACAAACTTTAAAAACACTGTATTAGTCATTCGGAGCAGATAAATTCGTCtaaattttcatttgcttAAGTTCCTTTAAGTTTAAGCAGCAACGGTAATGCCTccgcagaaaacaaaaagggaTGCATCGTTTTTTCACATAAGTTTTCATTGGAAAGCTCGACTTCGAATGTTTCGAATGAGACGTTCGAACCATTCGCTTTCGTGATCGATTAGTCAGATAACAATAATATGGCTGGATCCaagtgtattttttgtttagtatTTTGCGTTGGTCACTTCAACTTAATGAAAAACATTCTGTTAGTTAGTTAGGAAAGAGAAGCATTATTCCTCACCAATTATGTAATCCAGCACCAAGAAGCTGAGTGACAGATATTATCACTGGTTAGCTCGTCATACTAGATTACGAgtcttcgtttaaaaaaaacaagaaaaaagcttGCTGAAAAGCACTGCCTGTGCTCCAGTTTAACAAGTCGTCATCAGCTGTTATTTGCGGTGCAGAAGAATTAATAAGCTTCGCCGAAAATGACTGAAAGACAAGCTCAAGGCAGCAAATCATTAATTTGATGTAGTGTGGAGCCCACAGCGAAAACGTAGTGTTCGGATAGTGTTGTGAAGTTGTCGATGCGGCGCCTGCACGAGGGTAGCGCGCTGCGACAGAagtcgccgtaaaaacggcgtggcgtattccgtttttttttacgattaggGCAAAAAGAGCGGAATCACGCTCTGTTCTGAACCTAATATCCGAATCCTACGCTTCCGTTGCGGCTCCGcaccaaaattaaaattaaattgaattattaattattaattattatttataaatcaaaccattaattattaataataattattgattaataatattaaattaaactaaGAAGAGGATAAAAGTGcttggcattaatcaatctgcttgggatgcgccacggcgttcacttcaattcagaatcatttgagtcTTACGAGCGCGTAGCCACCTTGTACAGTGATTTGCGAGGGGCTAGCAGATGAATTTaaccaatgttttttttatcgtcctaggcaagtctgataccaattcatcgaccccggagagacaaaaggcttggttgacagtagggcggtttcaaaccatcgatagTGCGgtcacagcgaaacctctcACCAACGGCACTTTACCGTTCATAAGCTGCTTTGAAGGGAAGCATACCACGTAGCTGACGATACTGGGACCAGCGATTATCGGCGCGATTGCGCTCAACTCCCTCTATTGTCTTGAAAATGGCGGGGTAATCGGCCTGTCGGATGGATTTCTCTAAGAAGCAGCTAATAACGTTACACGTACGCGAGCGCAGGCATACGCGCCTCGTCTGCTAGCGAACGGGAGAAGCAGCTGCGTGTTGTCGGGTAGCTGCGCTTTGTCGCGTCGCTCCCCGAGCGGAACAAAGAAGCGAATAGAGGTCAGTTTAAGTCCTCTGCTCGTGGAT is part of the Necator americanus strain Aroian chromosome V, whole genome shotgun sequence genome and encodes:
- a CDS encoding hypothetical protein (NECATOR_CHRV.G21141.T2) encodes the protein MQIGNSSYRYNRNLTSNSYDPLMDSAMLAGILLALIPVYTVVANSEDVSRIEKKLTTDREFYDLWMDLISLQADQLEEQSTDFPLSYVSLNSCTHVPPSEAEDFSDTLRPSSISIYSDIGHLTTYCKSNNSILQAGILDSCAHRSSSMVLPSLDKMLRVFNPGLAVVQNNDRDDNLVDQAKAIVQSIQRIKGYESSWKLIVIAATIQDGEASETRQTAIEVLGAVEELHKLLPVRTFLVILRSSGSGIWTDASHAHKACQDMLSMWKSHSQYNSNSVWDQVEIIVQKNFRKPNFTVEVLPLLRESALTNLPEQMDLSVLGYDCSHFSERGLSILHMAIWNSLFTKSSDRVRQYRPTPPQLLCPDFRCPFFRTVSNSGYCIYNSTQDIEPSIYPKLITVCVLFLCLALIAIVLFFMCRKPQRTEDIKKPMKAFGASFSSIKFIDEDVA
- a CDS encoding hypothetical protein (NECATOR_CHRV.G21141.T1), which gives rise to MLKINDQDQACVKNFSTGTSNSYDPLMDSAMLAGILLALIPVYTVVANSEDVSRIEKKLTTDREFYDLWMDLISLQADQLEEQSTDFPLSYVSLNSCTHVPPSEAEDFSDTLRPSSISIYSDIGHLTTYCKSNNSILQAGILDSCAHRSSSMVLPSLDKMLRVFNPGLAVVQNNDRDDNLVDQAKAIVQSIQRIKGYESSWKLIVIAATIQDGEASETRQTAIEVLGAVEELHKLLPVRTFLVILRSSGSGIWTDASHAHKACQDMLSMWKSHSQYNSNSVWDQVEIIVQKNFRKPNFTVEVLPLLRESALTNLPEQMDLSVLGYDCSHFSERGLSILHMAIWNSLFTKSSDRVRQYRPTPPQLLCPDFRCPFFRTVSNSGYCIYNSTQDIEPSIYPKLITVCVLFLCLALIAIVLFFMCRKPQRTEDIKKPMKAFGASFSSIKFIDEDVA